One stretch of Chryseobacterium fluminis DNA includes these proteins:
- a CDS encoding lanthionine synthetase LanC family protein: MQKERQIISEIEECIRTKEAKLTSIGLNNGILSASMFYYYHYLMTQESESLERVTHYIEKSLSVLTEDYKSLHFNDEIRELGLYIIFLRQQGILDSDTDSLLENIDDILEEILIQKTGKGDLDLTSGFPSFAKYFVLRNLDAKRHLLYKTLDKVIELAQSHENGSYWIFNLRNPEDPYVELGLGHGVTGVINYLLFLYKNNVYSDDSIRLIHEGLSFIWSCKEHDSENINLFPFNAFEDVYIDYHNLAYGEIGIGYTFYNAGLLLHHQDYCDRGLHILLNTTKFKDADREAILEAGLIYGSAGLSALYKKLYHLTDHKDFLNAKNYWHQHLLQFKKNENSGWAGFKAYYNSEYDSINMAFGQGIAGIGVTLMTDVISTGHDYVSFYNYDL, from the coding sequence ATGCAAAAAGAAAGACAAATCATCTCAGAAATAGAAGAATGCATCCGTACAAAAGAAGCTAAGCTCACGAGCATAGGTCTTAACAACGGGATTCTAAGTGCCTCTATGTTTTACTATTATCATTATCTAATGACCCAGGAGTCTGAATCATTAGAACGGGTAACCCATTATATCGAGAAATCTTTATCTGTTTTAACGGAGGATTATAAAAGTCTTCATTTCAACGATGAAATTAGAGAGCTGGGATTATATATCATTTTCCTTAGACAGCAGGGAATTTTAGACAGCGATACCGATTCTCTACTGGAAAATATAGATGATATACTGGAAGAAATACTGATTCAGAAAACAGGGAAAGGTGATCTTGACCTTACCAGCGGTTTTCCGAGCTTTGCCAAATATTTCGTATTGAGAAACCTTGATGCTAAAAGACATTTGCTGTATAAAACGCTTGATAAAGTCATAGAACTTGCACAATCCCATGAAAATGGAAGTTACTGGATATTTAACCTGAGAAACCCTGAAGATCCTTATGTAGAGCTTGGTTTGGGACATGGTGTAACAGGAGTGATCAACTACCTTTTATTCCTTTACAAAAACAATGTCTACAGTGATGATTCTATAAGGCTTATTCATGAAGGGTTATCATTTATCTGGAGCTGCAAAGAACACGATTCTGAAAACATAAATCTTTTCCCATTCAACGCATTTGAAGATGTTTATATCGATTATCACAACCTGGCTTACGGAGAAATAGGAATCGGCTATACCTTTTACAATGCCGGACTTCTCCTACATCATCAGGACTATTGTGACAGAGGATTACACATCTTACTAAACACAACCAAATTTAAAGATGCTGATCGCGAAGCCATCCTGGAAGCAGGACTTATCTATGGCTCAGCAGGATTATCTGCACTTTATAAAAAACTGTATCACCTGACGGATCATAAAGATTTTCTGAATGCTAAAAACTACTGGCACCAACACCTTCTTCAGTTCAAAAAAAATGAAAATTCAGGCTGGGCAGGATTCAAAGCATATTACAACAGTGAATACGACAGCATCAATATGGCCTTCGGGCAGGGCATCGCCGGAATAGGAGTTACCTTGATGACCGATGTGATCAGTACCGGTCACGACTATGTTTCATTCTATAATTATGATCTATAA
- a CDS encoding class I lanthipeptide, with protein sequence MYKIKLTKGLQINKEQISKLQEEQMNSLKGGTNSLQAPSQSCGQCSCGGNTVVQTKVAK encoded by the coding sequence ATGTACAAAATCAAATTAACCAAAGGATTACAGATCAACAAAGAGCAAATCAGCAAACTGCAGGAAGAGCAGATGAACAGCCTTAAAGGTGGTACCAACAGCCTACAGGCCCCGTCTCAGTCTTGCGGACAGTGTTCTTGCGGTGGAAACACAGTAGTTCAGACAAAAGTGGCGAAGTAA
- a CDS encoding class I lanthipeptide — protein sequence MYKIKLTKGLQINKEQISKLQEEQMNSLKGGTNSLQAPSQSCGQCSCGGNTVVQTRVAK from the coding sequence ATGTACAAAATCAAATTAACCAAAGGATTACAGATCAACAAAGAGCAAATCAGCAAACTGCAGGAAGAGCAGATGAACAGCCTTAAAGGAGGTACCAACAGCCTGCAGGCCCCGTCTCAGTCTTGCGGACAGTGTTCTTGCGGTGGAAACACAGTGGTTCAGACAAGAGTGGCGAAATAA
- a CDS encoding class I lanthipeptide, which translates to MHKIKLTKGLQINKEQISKLQEEQMNSLKGGTNSLQAAAQSCGQCSCGGNTVVQTRVAK; encoded by the coding sequence ATGCACAAAATCAAATTAACTAAAGGTTTACAGATCAACAAAGAACAAATCAGCAAACTGCAGGAAGAGCAGATGAACAGCCTTAAAGGAGGTACCAACAGCCTACAGGCGGCGGCTCAGTCTTGCGGACAGTGTTCTTGCGGTGGAAACACTGTGGTTCAGACAAGAGTGGCGAAATAA
- a CDS encoding class I lanthipeptide, whose amino-acid sequence MHKIKLTKGLQINKEQISKLQEEQMNSLKGGTNSLQAAAQSCGQCSCGGNTVVKTRIA is encoded by the coding sequence ATGCACAAAATCAAATTAACCAAAGGTTTACAGATCAACAAAGAACAAATCAGCAAACTGCAGGAAGAGCAGATGAACAGCCTTAAAGGGGGAACCAACAGCCTACAGGCGGCGGCTCAGTCTTGCGGACAGTGTTCTTGCGGTGGAAACACAGTAGTAAAAACAAGAATTGCTTAA